A region of Mesorhizobium sp. M3A.F.Ca.ET.080.04.2.1 DNA encodes the following proteins:
- a CDS encoding aldehyde dehydrogenase family protein: MSHNLQFYIDGAWVDPVVPNNFDVIDPSNEDAFAQISLGSKADVDKAVAAARRAFNSFGFSEVAERLDILNRVIEVYKKRSGDLALAVSREMGAPRQFALDNQVASGRAHLQKMAEVLKTFQFRHVKGSSLVVKEPIGVVGLITPWNWPLNQIACKVGPALAAGCTMVLKPSEIAPLDAIIFAEIMDEAGVPKGVFNLVNGDGPTVGHALASHPDVDMMSFTGSTRAGILVAKAAADTVKRVHQELGGKSANILFPDVDLERAVTKGVAGCFGNSGQSCNAPTRMFVPRDRHDEAAAYAKTAAEKFTVGPADAPGTKLGPVVSQLQFDKIQALIQAGIDEGATLVAGGPGRPAELNRGYYVRPTVFANVTHDMSIATEEIFGPVLSIMPYDTVEQAVEQANDTVFGLASYIQAKDIEKARQVAARMRSGCVYINYPTWDAGLPFGGYKQSGNGREYAEYGLEDFLEIKGIAGYEAAE, translated from the coding sequence ATGTCACACAATCTGCAGTTCTACATTGACGGCGCCTGGGTCGATCCGGTGGTGCCAAACAATTTCGATGTCATCGATCCCTCCAATGAGGACGCCTTCGCGCAGATCTCGCTCGGCAGCAAGGCCGATGTCGACAAGGCGGTGGCCGCCGCCAGGCGCGCCTTCAACAGCTTCGGCTTCAGCGAAGTCGCCGAGCGGCTCGATATCCTCAACCGCGTCATCGAGGTCTACAAGAAGCGCAGCGGCGATCTTGCGCTCGCCGTCTCACGCGAGATGGGCGCGCCGCGCCAGTTCGCGCTGGACAACCAGGTCGCCTCCGGCCGGGCGCATCTGCAGAAGATGGCCGAGGTGCTGAAGACCTTCCAGTTTCGCCATGTGAAGGGCTCCTCGCTCGTCGTCAAGGAACCGATCGGCGTCGTCGGCCTGATCACGCCGTGGAACTGGCCGCTCAACCAGATCGCCTGCAAGGTCGGCCCGGCGCTCGCGGCCGGCTGCACCATGGTGCTGAAGCCGTCCGAGATCGCGCCGCTCGACGCCATCATCTTCGCCGAGATCATGGACGAGGCCGGCGTGCCGAAGGGCGTCTTCAACCTCGTCAACGGCGACGGCCCGACCGTCGGCCACGCGCTGGCCAGCCACCCGGACGTCGACATGATGTCCTTCACCGGCTCGACACGGGCCGGCATCCTGGTCGCCAAGGCGGCTGCCGACACCGTCAAGCGCGTGCACCAGGAGCTTGGCGGCAAATCGGCCAACATCCTGTTCCCCGATGTCGACCTCGAAAGGGCCGTCACCAAGGGCGTCGCCGGCTGCTTCGGCAACAGCGGCCAGTCCTGCAACGCGCCGACCCGCATGTTCGTGCCGCGCGACCGCCACGACGAGGCGGCCGCCTACGCCAAGACCGCCGCCGAGAAATTCACCGTCGGCCCGGCTGACGCGCCGGGAACAAAACTCGGCCCGGTGGTCAGCCAGCTCCAGTTCGACAAGATCCAGGCTTTGATCCAGGCCGGCATCGATGAAGGCGCGACGCTGGTCGCCGGCGGCCCCGGCCGCCCGGCCGAGCTCAACCGCGGGTATTATGTCCGCCCGACCGTGTTTGCCAACGTCACCCACGACATGAGCATCGCCACCGAGGAAATTTTCGGGCCGGTGCTGTCGATCATGCCCTACGACACGGTCGAGCAGGCGGTCGAGCAGGCCAACGACACCGTCTTCGGCCTTGCCTCCTACATCCAGGCCAAGGACATCGAGAAGGCACGCCAGGTCGCCGCCCGCATGCGCTCGGGCTGCGTCTACATCAACTACCCGACCTGGGACGCCGGCCTGCCCTTCGGCGGCTACAAGCAATCCGGCAACGGCCGGGAGTATGCCGAGTATGGGCTGGAGGATTTTCTGGAGATCAAGGGCATCGCGGGGTACGAGGCGGCGGAGTAG
- a CDS encoding GAF domain-containing protein — protein MFAATAIDTGDKPAFYDELAVQLKALLEGERDSIANAANTAALIFQMVPDLNWAGFYFLQSDEELVLGPFQGKPACVRIAVGKGVCGTAVDLGMSMLIKDVHDFPGHIACDADSRSELVVLLRDADGVFGVLDLDSPLPARFDKEDQAGIEKLAAIYVAASSFEG, from the coding sequence ATGTTTGCGGCAACCGCCATCGATACCGGCGACAAGCCCGCCTTCTACGACGAACTGGCCGTGCAATTGAAAGCGCTGCTCGAAGGCGAGCGCGATTCGATCGCCAACGCCGCCAACACCGCGGCGCTGATTTTTCAGATGGTCCCCGACCTCAACTGGGCCGGCTTCTATTTCCTGCAATCGGACGAAGAGCTGGTGCTCGGCCCGTTCCAGGGCAAGCCAGCCTGCGTGCGCATCGCCGTTGGCAAGGGTGTCTGCGGCACGGCGGTCGATCTCGGCATGTCGATGCTGATCAAGGACGTGCACGACTTCCCCGGCCACATCGCCTGCGATGCCGACTCGCGTTCGGAACTGGTCGTGCTGCTGCGGGACGCCGACGGCGTTTTCGGCGTGCTGGACCTCGACAGTCCGCTGCCCGCCCGCTTCGACAAGGAGGACCAAGCCGGCATCGAGAAGCTGGCCGCCATCTATGTCGCGGCGAGCTCGTTTGAGGGCTAA
- a CDS encoding isochorismatase family protein, with product MKAPLSLRPGTVAAVFVDLQEEHRRDRRYLVEGFAEILANVQRLQHAARRNFVPLYHWAYVVDLAEARPFHPVDESGKSAFSDKDDPLTATCHEVAPQDGEALLVKQEASAFARNDFADRLKAAGIEWLVVAGVWTEACVDATVKDAVARGFRVLLVKDACGSGSSAMHQTGILNLANRLYGGAVTNTLDACRLMAGDTVSAWQVEGAVPLRFTFENAARLYAEL from the coding sequence ATGAAGGCTCCCCTTTCACTCCGGCCCGGCACGGTGGCGGCGGTGTTCGTGGATCTGCAGGAGGAACACCGCAGGGACAGGCGCTATCTGGTCGAGGGCTTCGCCGAGATCCTCGCCAACGTCCAGCGCCTGCAGCATGCTGCGCGGCGCAATTTCGTGCCGCTCTACCACTGGGCTTATGTCGTCGATCTTGCCGAGGCGCGGCCGTTCCATCCGGTGGACGAAAGCGGCAAGTCGGCCTTCTCCGACAAGGACGATCCGCTGACGGCGACCTGCCATGAGGTGGCGCCGCAGGACGGCGAAGCCCTGCTGGTCAAGCAGGAAGCGAGCGCCTTCGCCAGGAACGACTTCGCCGACAGGCTCAAGGCAGCCGGCATCGAATGGCTGGTCGTTGCCGGCGTGTGGACGGAGGCCTGCGTCGACGCCACGGTGAAGGACGCGGTGGCGCGCGGATTCCGTGTGCTGCTGGTCAAAGATGCCTGCGGCAGCGGCAGCAGCGCCATGCACCAGACCGGCATCCTCAACCTCGCCAACCGTCTGTATGGTGGCGCCGTCACCAACACGCTCGACGCCTGCCGGCTAATGGCCGGCGATACGGTAAGTGCCTGGCAGGTCGAAGGCGCGGTGCCGCTGCGCTTCACCTTCGAGAACGCGGCGCGGCTCTACGCCGAGCTCTGA
- a CDS encoding glycerophosphoryl diester phosphodiesterase membrane domain-containing protein: MVSTALSAPDRFRIGRVFHDSFAVIGRNPVLCVGLGVAFYALPRFAAWLWYVNSGAARLPAQELFSQHAILVVLGVPVYFVVTAILQASLMRATIVDLRGEKPIFSDCFGIALALLFPILGLSLLATLGIMVGLVLLIVPGILLVLRWAVAMPVLIQEGCGILDSMARSRDLTKGSRWRLLGLWLILTVASALASLVVNRFAIPLNVTFGLLAEATVRTAVLVLSSVASAVSYVELRRVKEGASVDELAQIFS, translated from the coding sequence ATGGTGTCGACCGCTCTCAGTGCGCCCGATCGGTTCCGGATCGGGCGGGTGTTTCATGACAGCTTTGCGGTGATTGGCCGCAACCCGGTCCTGTGTGTTGGCCTCGGGGTGGCGTTCTACGCCCTGCCGAGGTTCGCCGCATGGCTTTGGTACGTGAATAGTGGTGCCGCCCGGTTGCCAGCGCAGGAATTATTTTCCCAGCACGCGATCCTCGTTGTGCTGGGCGTGCCTGTCTATTTCGTCGTCACCGCCATTCTACAGGCGTCTCTTATGCGTGCCACCATCGTGGACCTGCGCGGCGAGAAGCCAATCTTTTCGGATTGCTTCGGTATCGCGCTTGCGCTGTTGTTTCCGATTCTCGGCCTCTCGCTGCTGGCGACGCTTGGGATTATGGTCGGCCTGGTACTGCTGATCGTGCCCGGCATACTTCTCGTGCTTCGCTGGGCGGTCGCGATGCCGGTCCTTATCCAGGAAGGATGCGGCATTCTCGACAGCATGGCGCGCAGCCGCGACCTGACCAAGGGAAGTCGTTGGCGGCTGCTGGGGCTGTGGCTGATCCTCACTGTGGCGAGTGCGTTGGCGAGCCTGGTGGTCAACCGCTTCGCGATTCCTTTGAACGTCACGTTCGGACTGCTGGCAGAGGCCACCGTGAGGACGGCGGTTCTGGTGCTTTCGTCCGTTGCCAGCGCGGTTAGCTATGTCGAGCTGCGGCGGGTCAAGGAGGGCGCCAGCGTCGACGAGTTGGCGCAGATATTCTCGTAA